From the genome of Corallococcus macrosporus DSM 14697:
ACAGTGACGCGACCTACACCACCCAGGTCGGCTACGAAACCTGCTGGTGCGGCGGCACGCCTCAGCGTGAAGGCATCCGCACCTCGTACCGTCAAGTGCTTTGGGACAACCCCTGTCCTTGACGACGCGGCCCGCTCCAGCGCGCCTGGAGCGGGCCGTAGCCCCATCGGGAAGACACCCACCGCACGCCGCCGGGCCTACCACGCTCAGGCGCCACGTCCTGGGTGCGTCAAGGCCACATGGGGCAACACGCCAACTCGAGTGAGCGAGGCGCGCACGGGCCGACGAGTCCCCTCGGGAAGCGGGGTCAGCGTCACCCACGGAACCGCGCAATCCTGGGTTTCGGGCGCCTGCCCTCCGCCGCTACTGACATACACAGACACGCCCGCTTTGACATTCAGGCTGGGGGGCGACAGCCTGGATGGGCCGTCCCCCCACCTCGAAAGGACTTGTCATGAAGGCTGCAACGCTGCTGCTCGCGGTGACGACGCTGCTGTCCGCGGTTGGCTGTGGTCCGGTGGATGCGCCGGAGGCGGAAGCCGACCTGGGCCAGCGCGAGAGCGAGCTCTACAACTGCGACACGCTCAAGTACCCCTGCCCCAACGGCAGCTTCATCCGGTGTCCCTCGGGCACGCAGTCGTGCGGGATGTACACGACGTGCTCCCTCGACTGCGATGGCCTCGAGGTGCGCTGCGACTTCGCCGACCTCTGCCCGCTCATGTAGCGACGGGCAGCGGCGTGAAGCGCCGCGGCCCGTGCCGAGCATCCCCTGAAAGCCGGTGCGGCGCCGCGCACAGCGGGCGGCGCCCACACCCGGCCGGGACTACTTGTTCTTCATCACCCCGATGAAGGGGATGTTCCGGTACACCTCGCCGTAGTCGAGCCCGTAGCCGACGACGAAGAGGTCCTCGATGACGAAGCCCTTGTAGTCGATGTCCACCTTTGTCCGGGCGCGCGCGGGCTTCTCCAGCAGCGAGCACACCTTCAGGGACGCGGGGTGCCGGGCGCGCAGGTTCTCCAGCAGGAACTGCATGGTGAGCCCGGTGTCGATGATGTCCTCGATGACGAGCAGGTGCTTGCCGGCCATGGGCTTGCTGACATCCGTGGTGATGCGCACCTCGCCCGTGGACTCGGTGCCGCCCTGGTAGCTGGACACGCCCAGGAACTCCAGCTTCACCGGCAGGTCGATGTACTTCGCCAGGTCGATGGCGAAGAACGCGGAGCCCTTCAGCACGCAGATGAGCGTCAGGTCCTTGCCCGCGTAGTCACGGGTAATCTCCGCGGCGAGCTCGCGCACGCGCGCCTGCAACTTGTCCTCGGGAATCAGGACTCCGACTTCCTGCTCGTAGAACGCCAAGGATTCCTCCGCTACACGTACGCGTTGTTCATGATCTCCCCGAAGCCGCCGCCTCCGGGGACGATGTACTGCCGGTCATCCAGGCCCCGCTCCTTCTCCCAGAGCGCGCCCGGCTCGGTGCCGAACACCTCCGGCGGGGACAGGCCCCGGTCCAGCCGGAGCGCGTAGATGATGACGTCCGGATGGTCCGTGGTCATCTTCCGCAGGTACTCCGGCGTGACGATGAGGTTCAGGGTGATGATGCGCCGGGGCTTGCCCGGCACCTTGTTCTTGTAGAGCGAAATCGCCGTGGACAGGCTGCCCCCCGTGGCCCCCATGGGGTCCGGGAAGAGGACGAAGGCGTCGTCCACGTCGCCGCCAATCTTCGCGCCGCCAATCTCCGAGCCCACCACCGCCTCCGCGGCGTCAATCATGCGGCTCATGATGATGTGGTCCTGGCGCACCACCGTCGGGTCCAACGTGGCGTTCATCAGGTCGTACGTCACCTGCGACGGCAGCGTGCCCGCCCGGGCGATGTTCACCGTCACCACGCGCACCTGCGGGTCGATGACCTCGCCCTGGTAGAGGCCCTGCGGCGTGGAGTCGATCATCCGCGTGGGCAGGCTGACGTTCTTCCGCGGGAACTCCGCGTTGAGCACCGTCTTCACCAGGTCCACGTACAGCGTCTCCACCAGGCGGTTGATCTGCGGCTGGATGACGCCCTTCGAACACAGCGTGGCCAACTGGGTCAGGAGAAAGGGATTTCCCACCAGGTGGACCTGAGGCCCATAGTGGTGGGTCATCTCGTTCAGCCTGAAGGGAACGTTGGAGTACAGGGTGTCGCGCATCCGTTCAGCTCCCGCTCAGTCGAACAGCTCCAGCGTCTGGGGCGGCGTGCCCTCCGCCGGCTCCGCCACGTGACACTTGCGGCAGCGCGGCTCGTACGCGCCCGCCGCGCCCACCACCACCCGCTCACCACTGGACACGATGCGCTGGGAGCGGTTGGCCGGATTCCCACACACCACGCAGATGGCCAGCTCCTTCGTCACGTACTCCGACACCGCCATGAGCTGCGGCATGGGTTCGAAGGGGCGCCCCTGGTAGTCCTGGTCCAGCCCCGCGCAGATGACGCGCAGGCCCTTGTTGGCCAGCGCCTCCACCACGGCGACGACTTCTGAACCGAAGAACTGCACCTCGTCGATGCCCACCACCTGCGTGTCCGGGGCGAGCCTGTAAAAAATCTCTTCAGCCCGCTCGATGGCGGTGGACATCACCTTGAGCTGGGAGTGGCTCACCACCGCGGATTCGTCGTAGCGGTTGTCGAGCCGCGGCTTGAAGACCTGCACCTTCTGCTTGCCGTAGACGGCGCGCTGGACGCGGCGGATCAGCTCCTCCGTCTTGCCGGAGAACATCGAACCGCAGATGACCTCTATCCACCCGATATCTTTGGGGAATTGATGCAAGGAACGCTCACGGGCCGGGGGCGGAAGGGGCGCGGATAGTCTGCCACGACCCCAGGGGAGTCAACTTCCCGCCATGCCCGTCCCATAGCTGAATCGACCGCGGATGTCGCCCGCTTCCTCGCCTGCCCACGCGCTGCCCTCCCGGGCGTTGGCAAGGCTCTTGAAAGGCTCTGCCTTCGGACCGGCGAAGGGGGATGGGCGTGGCGGCGACGATTGAACCGATGCAGGGCGGGGCGTGGGGCAACAGGGCTTCCTTCTATCTGTCACCGGCGTCCGTGGCGCTGCTGACGCTGAACCTGCTGGACGGGCTCTTCACCCTCTTCTTCCTGCAGTTGGGTGTGGCCGAGGAGCTCAACCCCATCATGCGGGTGGCCTACGAGCAGTCCCCGCTCTTCTTCATGTTCGCCAAGCTGGTCATCGTGAACGCGGGCCTGTGGCTCCTGTGCATCCACCGGCACCTCAACGCCAGCCGCATCGCCATCCGGTTGGGCGCGGCGGTGTATGCCGTCATCGTGGTCTACCACCTCGCGTTCCTGACCCACCTGGTCATGCACTGGCCGCAAATGCTGCCCTAGCCTCCACTCGCAGCGGCCGACTGTGGGTGCATTGAACAGTGGCGCGAATCTCCCTCGCGCCCGCGCTTGCATTTAGCACCCGGTATGTCCCAGGCTTCCCTTCAGCTCCGACCTTTCGGGTTCGGGGGGGGACCATGAACATCACCGACGTCCGGGTGTTTCCGGTCGAAGAGGACAAGCTCAAGGCGTACGTCACCATCACCTTGGACCACTGCTTCGTCATTCGCGATTTGAAGGTCATTCACGGCTCGACCGGGCTCTTCATCGCGATGCCAGCCAAGAAGCGGAAGGATGGGACGTACAAGGACATTGCCCACCCGCTCAACGCGGATACGCGGAGTCAAATGGAACGCGTCATCCTGATGGAGTACGAGCGACACCTTCATCAGGCGCAAGCCGGGATGCTCGTCGCGGCACCAGCGGACCTGGACTAACGACTTCTTTCCTTCCGTCCGCGTCCAGGTTAGTCAGCGGCCCCACCATGCAGCCGCGTGACTTCAAGGTGTTCGCCGGGAACTCGAATCCCGGCCTGGCGCATCGCATCTGCGAGTACCTCAAGCGCCCTCTGGGCAAGGCGGAGGTCGGCCGGTTCTCTGACGGGGAGATACACGTCGAGATCGGCGAGAACGTCCGCGGCCACGACGTCTTCGTCCTCCAGTCGACCTGCCCGCCGGCGAACGACCACCTGATGGAGCTGCTCATCATGTGTGACGCGCTCAAGCGGGCGAGCGCCGGCTCCATCACCGCCGTCATCCCGTACTACGGGTATGCCCGTCAGGACCGGAAGGTGGCCCCGCGCACGCCGATCACGGCGAAGCTCATCGCGGACCTGCTGGAGTCCGCGGGCGCCCAGCGCGTGGTGTCCATGGACATGCACGCGGGGCAGATCCAGGGCTTCTTCAACATCCCGTCCGACCACCTCTACGGCTCGCCGGTGTTCCTGGAGGACCTGCGCAAGCGCTTCCCGGAGTCGCAGGAGCTGGTCATCGTGTCGCCGGACGCCGGCGGCGTGGAGCGCGCCCGCGCGTACTCCAAGCGGCTGAACACGGGCCTGGCCATCATCGACAAGCGCCGCCCCCGCCCCAACGCGTCCGAGGTGATGAACCTCATCGGTGACGTGAGCGGCAAGGACGCGGTGCTGGTGGACGACATGGTGGACACGGCCGGCACGCTCGCCCAGGCCGCCGCGGCGCTGAAGGCCAAGGGCGCCCGCCGGGTGGTGGCCTACGCCGTCCACCCCATCCTGTCCGGCCCGGCCATCCAGCGCATCCAGGACTCGGTGCTGGAGGAGGTCGTCTTCACGGACACCGTGCCGCTGTCCCCCGCGGCGCAGGCCTGCACGAAGATCCGCACGCTCACCACCGAGCGCCTCTTCGGCGAGGCCATCGCCCGCATCCACCGCGCCGACTCGCTCAGCACGCTGTTCGTCTGAGCCGGCGCCCGCCTGCCCGCCGGGTGGCTTGACTCCAGGCCCTCCGGCTGGCATGTGCACGCTCTTCCAGCGGTGGCCTCCCAAGGCGCCGTCTTCGGGGCCCACCAACGGGGTGGGATGCCGAGGGCGCCAAGGCCGCCGCTGGCACCCGCAGTCCCCATCAGAGGATTCCATGTCCGTCGATACCCGCACCCTCGAGGCGAAGCCGCGTGAAGGTTCTGGCAAGGGCGTTGCCCGCCGCCTGCGCGCGCAGGGCCTGATCCCCGCCGTGGTCTACGGCAAGCACCTGGAGAAGCCGGTGCACCTGTCCGTGGACCCCAAGGCGGTCCGCCAGGCCATCAACACCCCGCACAAGTTCAACACCCTCATCAACATCAAGGTGGAGGGCGGTGACCGCCAGGTGCTCCTGAAGGACTACCAGATGGAGCCCGTCACCCGCGCCATCCTGCACGCGGACTTCCTGGACGTGCGCCCCAACGAGCAGGTCAAGGTCAACGTGCCGCTGGTGCTCACCGGCCGCGCGCAGGGCGTGGCGGACGGCGGTCTGCTCACCCAGGCCCGCCGTGAGATCGAGGTCTGGTCGCTGCCCGCCTCCATCCCCGAGCGCATCGAGGTGGACGTGACGCCGATGAAGATCACCGAGGTGCTCCACATCAACGATGTGAAGCTGCCCGAGGGCGTGTCGGTGAAGACGAACGTCAACTACACCCTGGCCGTCATCAGCGCGCCCGAGGCCGCGGAGGCGGGTCCGGCGGCGGCGGCCGCGGCGGCGGCTCCGGCCAAGGACGCGAAGGCGGCCGCGGCCCCCGCGAAGGCGGCGGCGAAGAAGTAGGCTGTCGTCACCCGCTGTCTTCCTGGAGCGGGGCTGGCCCGGTAGGGGGCTGGCCCCGTTTCTCGTTTCGGGAGCCACGTCATGAAGCTCATCGTCGGGCTGGGCAATCCGGGGCGCGAGTACGAGCGGCACCGGCACAACATCGGGTTCATGGTGGTGGAGGCGCTGCTGTCGCGCGCGCGCGCGGCGCTGAACCAGGAGAAGTTCGCCGCCAAGGTCGGCCAGGGCACCCTGGGGGGCGAGCGCGTCCTCTTCCTGGAGCCCCAGACGTTCATGAACCTGTCGGGCCGCTCCGTCGGCGAGGCGGCGCGCTTCTACAAGGTGCCGGTGGCGGACGTGCTCGTCATCCACGACGAGCTGGACCTGCCCCTGGGTCGGCTGCAGCTCAAGGCCGGCGGCGGCAGCGGCGGCCACAACGGCCTCAAGAGCATCGTCTCCAGCCTGGGCGACGAGGGCTTCATCCGCCTGCGCTTCGGCATTGGCAAGCCGGAGGGCCCCAACGCCCGCGAGCGCGTGTCCGGCTACGTCCTGTCCAACTTCGACGACGGCGAGCGCCGGGAGCTGGACGCGCTCATCGACCGGGCCATGGACATGACGGAGCTGTGGCTTCGCGAGGGGCTGTCGGTGGCCATGAACCGGTTCAACCGGAAGGCCTGAGGCGCCGGGCCCCACGGGCGGGCGGCCAGGGCCTCCGGCCGCTTGACTTGACGGGGGGGCCCCCATAGAAGGCCCGTTCCCTCATCGGGGATTGCCCGGTGGGATGTTCTTTTCCAGCTTCCCGTGTTGGTACACGGGACGTAGCGCGAAGGTGACGGGCGCGCGGTTACCCGTCCCCGGCGGTTGGGCCACCTGGCCTGCTGACCGTTTCCCCGCTCTCTGGATTCACCGGAGGGCACTCGACCCCAAGGGGAGAGAAAACAATGGCTGAGACGCAGGCCGCGACGCGGCTTCGTGAGTACGAGACCATCTTCCTGGTCAAGCCGGACCTGACGGACGACAACGTGGACAAGCTCAAGGAGCGCGTCCGCGGCATCGTTTCCCGTGAGGGTGGCAAGGTCATCCGCTTCACGGTGTGGGGCAAGAAGAAGACCCTGTTCCCCGTGGAGAAGCAGCCCCGCGCCATCTACGTGCACACCCACTTCCTGGGCGGCGCGAAGCTGGTGGCGGAAATCGAGCGCAACCTGCGCAACCTGGACGAGGTCACCCGGTACATCTCCGTGAAGCTCGCGGACGAGGTGGACCCCGAGACGCGTCCGGTGCTCGAGGACGTGAAGCTGGCCGGCGACGTGGAGGAGGCCCGTCCGGGTGCTCCCGCGGAGCGCGAGGGTGGCTTCCGCGCCGAGGGCGCCGAGGAGCAGAGCGGCGGCGACTCCGAGGAGGAGTCGACCGAGGAGGCCTGAGAGGCTTCTGGGTCAATTCGCTAGAGACCATTCCAGGATACGAGAACGCTCATGAGCAACGGAACGGATAGCAAGACGGCCTCTGCCCCCCCCGCCCGCAGCGGTGGTGGCTTCGGCGGTGGTGGTGCGCGCGGTGGTGGTGACCGGGGTGACCGCGGGGGTGATCGCGGCGACCGCGGCGGCGGGCTGGGCGGTGACGACGACAAGCGCGGTGGTGGCCGCGGCTTTGGCCGCAAGAAGGTCTGCCGCTTCTGCGCGGAGAAGAACGCGTCGGTGGACTTCAAGGACCAGGCGACGCTGAAGTACTTCGTGACCGAGCGCGGCAAGATCATCCCCCGCCGCATCTCCGGCAACTGCGCCAAGCACCAGCGCGAGGTGGCGGTGGCCATCAAGCGCGCCCGTGGCATCGCGCTCCTCCCCTACAACGCGGTGGTCGGCTAGTCCGCCGGTCCGCACAGGAGACTGAACATGAAGGTCATTCTGCGTGAGGACATCGAGAACCTGGGCAAGTCCGGGGAGCTCGTCACCGTGAAGGACGGCTACGGCCGCAACTTCCTCCTGCCCCGCAAGAAGGCGGTGCTGGCCAGCGAGCAGAACCTGCGCCAGCTTGAGCATGAGAAGGCGGTCATCGCCGCTCGGAACGCCAAGCTGAAGGGCGCGGCCGAGGAGCAGGCGAAGAAGATTGGCGCCATCAAGGTCAGCATCAAGCGCCGCGTGGGCGAGCAGGACAAGCTGTTCGGCTCCGTCACGGCGCTGGACATCGCGGAGGCGGTCGCCGCCGAGGGTCAGAGCATCGACCGCCGCCACATCCACCTGCCCGAGCCCATCAAGGCCCTGGGCAACTACGAGGTGGAGCTGCGCCTGCACCGCGAAGTCGTCGCGAAGATCAAGCTCGAGGTCCTGCCGGAGTAATCCCCCGCGCGGGCTTCACTGAAGTGAGAGAGGGCCGTCCGGGGCAACCCGGGCGGCCTTTTCCTTTGCGCCCCGCTCAGCGCGCGCCGCCACACCGGGCGTGAAGCGCCCCCACGCCCCGAGACGGGGACGGGCGTCATCGCTACAGGCCTGTGGCAGCAAAATTGGGTTGTGTCAGCCCTGCCTGTAGAGTGGGCGAGCCGCCATGGAGAATGTCCACGAGTTCAGAGAGAGTCGGAAGGTCCACGAGGACCTCGCCGCGGAGCGCGCCGTGCTGGGCGCCGTGCTGGCGGACAACACGCTGATCGCCGCGGTGGGCGAGGTCGTCCACCCCGAGGACTTCTCCAGCCCCGCGCACGCCCAGATTTTCGAGGCGATGCTGAAGCTCGACGGCCAGTCGAGGCAGGTGGACCACCTGACGCTGGCCGAGGAGCTGAAGGTGTTGGGCCACCTGGTGTCGGTGGGCGGTCCGGCCTACCTGATGCGCCTGGATCAGGTCGTGCCCATCGCGACCAACGCGGTCCAGTACGCGAAGATCGTCAAGGACCAGGCCATCCGTCGCCGCCTGGCCCAGGCGGGCAAGGAGATTCAGGACCTCGCCAGCCAGGAGACGGGCGAGCTGGAGGTGCTGCTCGACGAGGCCGAGCGCAAGGTGTTCCTCCTCGCGGAGAAGAAGCGCGAGGGTGACCTGCGGCCGGTCAGCGAGCTGATGGAGCACACGCTCGACCTGCTCGACAAGATGAAGGCCGCGGCCACGGGCATCACGGGCCTGTCCACCGGCTACATCGACCTGGACAACCAG
Proteins encoded in this window:
- the hpt gene encoding hypoxanthine phosphoribosyltransferase is translated as MAFYEQEVGVLIPEDKLQARVRELAAEITRDYAGKDLTLICVLKGSAFFAIDLAKYIDLPVKLEFLGVSSYQGGTESTGEVRITTDVSKPMAGKHLLVIEDIIDTGLTMQFLLENLRARHPASLKVCSLLEKPARARTKVDIDYKGFVIEDLFVVGYGLDYGEVYRNIPFIGVMKNK
- a CDS encoding uracil phosphoribosyltransferase; translation: MRDTLYSNVPFRLNEMTHHYGPQVHLVGNPFLLTQLATLCSKGVIQPQINRLVETLYVDLVKTVLNAEFPRKNVSLPTRMIDSTPQGLYQGEVIDPQVRVVTVNIARAGTLPSQVTYDLMNATLDPTVVRQDHIIMSRMIDAAEAVVGSEIGGAKIGGDVDDAFVLFPDPMGATGGSLSTAISLYKNKVPGKPRRIITLNLIVTPEYLRKMTTDHPDVIIYALRLDRGLSPPEVFGTEPGALWEKERGLDDRQYIVPGGGGFGEIMNNAYV
- a CDS encoding thymidine kinase — protein: MHQFPKDIGWIEVICGSMFSGKTEELIRRVQRAVYGKQKVQVFKPRLDNRYDESAVVSHSQLKVMSTAIERAEEIFYRLAPDTQVVGIDEVQFFGSEVVAVVEALANKGLRVICAGLDQDYQGRPFEPMPQLMAVSEYVTKELAICVVCGNPANRSQRIVSSGERVVVGAAGAYEPRCRKCHVAEPAEGTPPQTLELFD
- a CDS encoding DUF5658 family protein — translated: MGVAATIEPMQGGAWGNRASFYLSPASVALLTLNLLDGLFTLFFLQLGVAEELNPIMRVAYEQSPLFFMFAKLVIVNAGLWLLCIHRHLNASRIAIRLGAAVYAVIVVYHLAFLTHLVMHWPQMLP
- the spoVG gene encoding septation regulator SpoVG, which translates into the protein MNITDVRVFPVEEDKLKAYVTITLDHCFVIRDLKVIHGSTGLFIAMPAKKRKDGTYKDIAHPLNADTRSQMERVILMEYERHLHQAQAGMLVAAPADLD
- a CDS encoding ribose-phosphate pyrophosphokinase, yielding MQPRDFKVFAGNSNPGLAHRICEYLKRPLGKAEVGRFSDGEIHVEIGENVRGHDVFVLQSTCPPANDHLMELLIMCDALKRASAGSITAVIPYYGYARQDRKVAPRTPITAKLIADLLESAGAQRVVSMDMHAGQIQGFFNIPSDHLYGSPVFLEDLRKRFPESQELVIVSPDAGGVERARAYSKRLNTGLAIIDKRRPRPNASEVMNLIGDVSGKDAVLVDDMVDTAGTLAQAAAALKAKGARRVVAYAVHPILSGPAIQRIQDSVLEEVVFTDTVPLSPAAQACTKIRTLTTERLFGEAIARIHRADSLSTLFV
- a CDS encoding 50S ribosomal protein L25/general stress protein Ctc, which produces MSVDTRTLEAKPREGSGKGVARRLRAQGLIPAVVYGKHLEKPVHLSVDPKAVRQAINTPHKFNTLINIKVEGGDRQVLLKDYQMEPVTRAILHADFLDVRPNEQVKVNVPLVLTGRAQGVADGGLLTQARREIEVWSLPASIPERIEVDVTPMKITEVLHINDVKLPEGVSVKTNVNYTLAVISAPEAAEAGPAAAAAAAAPAKDAKAAAAPAKAAAKK
- the pth gene encoding aminoacyl-tRNA hydrolase, whose translation is MKLIVGLGNPGREYERHRHNIGFMVVEALLSRARAALNQEKFAAKVGQGTLGGERVLFLEPQTFMNLSGRSVGEAARFYKVPVADVLVIHDELDLPLGRLQLKAGGGSGGHNGLKSIVSSLGDEGFIRLRFGIGKPEGPNARERVSGYVLSNFDDGERRELDALIDRAMDMTELWLREGLSVAMNRFNRKA
- the rpsF gene encoding 30S ribosomal protein S6; the protein is MAETQAATRLREYETIFLVKPDLTDDNVDKLKERVRGIVSREGGKVIRFTVWGKKKTLFPVEKQPRAIYVHTHFLGGAKLVAEIERNLRNLDEVTRYISVKLADEVDPETRPVLEDVKLAGDVEEARPGAPAEREGGFRAEGAEEQSGGDSEEESTEEA
- the rpsR gene encoding 30S ribosomal protein S18 gives rise to the protein MSNGTDSKTASAPPARSGGGFGGGGARGGGDRGDRGGDRGDRGGGLGGDDDKRGGGRGFGRKKVCRFCAEKNASVDFKDQATLKYFVTERGKIIPRRISGNCAKHQREVAVAIKRARGIALLPYNAVVG
- the rplI gene encoding 50S ribosomal protein L9; protein product: MKVILREDIENLGKSGELVTVKDGYGRNFLLPRKKAVLASEQNLRQLEHEKAVIAARNAKLKGAAEEQAKKIGAIKVSIKRRVGEQDKLFGSVTALDIAEAVAAEGQSIDRRHIHLPEPIKALGNYEVELRLHREVVAKIKLEVLPE